From candidate division WOR-3 bacterium, one genomic window encodes:
- a CDS encoding hydrogenase maturation protease, whose product MVLVVGIGNRDRGDDGIGSLIAERLIKEGFENVLDCERTPENYLAKIIEKKPEKIIFIDACDFGGKIGEIKVFQKEEWQNFKKFSLSTHTLPIPLLLSLIEKLINSEIYLLGIQVKETNFSQSLSKELNNLFEEIVEKIKIILKGG is encoded by the coding sequence ATGGTACTAGTTGTTGGTATTGGTAACCGAGATCGAGGAGACGATGGAATCGGTTCTTTGATTGCTGAAAGGTTAATAAAAGAGGGTTTTGAAAATGTCTTAGATTGTGAAAGGACGCCAGAAAATTATCTTGCTAAAATAATTGAGAAAAAACCAGAAAAAATTATTTTCATTGATGCCTGCGATTTTGGGGGCAAAATTGGTGAGATAAAAGTCTTCCAGAAAGAAGAGTGGCAAAATTTTAAAAAATTCTCTCTTTCTACTCATACCTTACCAATACCTCTTCTCCTCTCTTTGATTGAGAAATTAATTAACTCCGAAATCTATCTCTTAGGAATCCAAGTAAAAGAGACTAATTTTTCCCAATCTTTAAGTAAAGAATTAAATAATCTTTTTGAGGAGATAGTAGAAAAAATTAAAATTATTTTAAAGGGAGGTTAA
- a CDS encoding PEGA domain-containing protein, whose amino-acid sequence MFLLLSLLIFSQYGYLTVLSEEGDLPVYLDGDYLGKTPIVKERVKPGRYTISLFSENEMEIAYEKLKRGSLFQKLSSLWELAKYSGATEKIRVAPDSITEIFLSKKNAENTKKKAKIYFFSSISGIFLLGLITGILVE is encoded by the coding sequence ATGTTTCTTTTATTATCATTATTAATCTTTTCTCAATACGGTTATTTAACCGTTTTAAGTGAAGAAGGAGATTTACCAGTATATTTAGATGGCGATTATTTAGGCAAAACACCAATTGTCAAAGAAAGGGTTAAACCCGGTAGATATACGATTAGTCTTTTTTCTGAAAACGAAATGGAAATCGCTTATGAAAAATTAAAAAGGGGGTCTCTTTTCCAAAAACTATCTTCTTTATGGGAATTAGCCAAATACTCCGGGGCCACCGAGAAAATTAGAGTTGCTCCAGATAGTATTACCGAAATCTTTCTTTCTAAGAAAAATGCTGAAAACACTAAAAAGAAGGCAAAAATCTATTTCTTTTCTTCAATATCCGGCATCTTCCTACTGGGACTAATTACTGGAATTTTAGTAGAATGA
- a CDS encoding 2-oxoacid:acceptor oxidoreductase family protein, which produces MVEIRFHGRGGQGAVIASEILASALFKEGYYCQTFPEFGVERRGAPVQAFLRFDKKPIVIRYKVYHPDHIIILDPVLLNQINVTDGLKPNGTILINTNKEISFFSFPNYKVAVCDATQIALKYRLGTKAAPIVNTAMLGAFVRIHPFVSLDSVLESIKEYVDVKQEENILACREAYEKVRFES; this is translated from the coding sequence ATGGTGGAAATACGGTTTCATGGTCGGGGCGGACAAGGAGCCGTTATTGCTTCGGAAATTTTAGCATCCGCCCTTTTTAAAGAAGGTTATTATTGTCAAACCTTTCCGGAATTTGGTGTTGAAAGAAGAGGAGCACCCGTTCAAGCATTTTTAAGGTTTGACAAGAAACCGATAGTTATCCGTTATAAAGTTTATCATCCTGACCATATTATCATTTTAGATCCGGTTTTGTTAAACCAGATAAATGTGACCGATGGTCTAAAACCTAATGGGACAATTTTGATTAATACTAATAAAGAAATTTCTTTTTTTTCTTTTCCTAATTACAAAGTGGCGGTTTGTGATGCTACTCAAATTGCTTTAAAATATCGTTTGGGGACAAAAGCCGCACCGATTGTTAATACGGCAATGCTCGGTGCTTTTGTAAGAATTCATCCTTTTGTTAGTTTAGATAGTGTTTTAGAAAGTATTAAGGAATATGTAGATGTTAAACAAGAAGAAAATATTTTAGCCTGTCGGGAGGCCTATGAAAAAGTTAGATTTGAGAGTTAA
- a CDS encoding thiamine pyrophosphate-dependent enzyme → MRWQFANYTQEYMNQGHLACPGCGGAYAMRLALKALGKNTIVVIPACCWSIIDGPFPLHCLKVPVYHTAFETAAVVASGIRAALDIKGKTDIEVLAFAGDGGTLDIGIQALSAACERNDKIIYACYDNEAYMNTGIQRSSATPYGAWTTTTPRENFKKERKKNISEIIAAHRIPYVATASIGFPDDLIVKFKKAKEAKGTAFIHIFAPCPTGWRMAPELMITISQLAVDCKVFPLYEVFDGVKYVINYQPKNIPVKEYLKLQGRFSHLTEKEIEIIQREVDFNWEILTKKAKG, encoded by the coding sequence ATGAGGTGGCAGTTTGCTAATTACACTCAAGAATATATGAACCAGGGACATTTGGCTTGTCCGGGTTGTGGCGGTGCTTATGCGATGCGCTTGGCATTAAAGGCATTAGGTAAGAATACAATTGTTGTTATTCCTGCCTGTTGCTGGTCAATTATTGATGGTCCCTTTCCTTTACATTGTTTAAAGGTTCCAGTTTATCATACCGCCTTTGAAACAGCAGCGGTTGTTGCCAGTGGTATAAGGGCAGCATTAGATATAAAAGGAAAAACTGATATTGAAGTATTGGCATTTGCTGGTGATGGTGGAACATTAGATATTGGAATTCAGGCATTATCGGCTGCCTGCGAGAGAAATGATAAAATTATCTATGCCTGTTATGATAATGAAGCCTATATGAATACCGGAATCCAACGTTCTTCGGCAACTCCTTATGGAGCTTGGACAACAACGACACCAAGAGAGAATTTTAAGAAAGAGAGAAAGAAAAATATTAGTGAAATTATTGCCGCCCATCGGATACCTTATGTTGCCACCGCTTCTATCGGTTTTCCTGATGATTTAATAGTAAAATTTAAAAAGGCAAAAGAAGCAAAAGGAACAGCCTTTATCCATATATTTGCACCTTGCCCAACAGGTTGGCGAATGGCACCGGAATTGATGATAACAATCTCCCAATTAGCAGTTGATTGTAAGGTCTTTCCATTATACGAAGTTTTTGATGGTGTAAAATATGTGATAAATTACCAACCCAAAAATATACCTGTTAAAGAATACCTAAAACTCCAAGGTCGTTTCTCCCATCTAACTGAAAAAGAGATAGAAATAATCCAAAGAGAAGTAGATTTTAATTGGGAGATACTCACTAAGAAGGCAAAAGGTTAA
- a CDS encoding RidA family protein has product MKEIIYTDKAPKPIGPYSQAVKLGNLLFLSGQIGIDPKTNELVKGGIEEETKQILENITNILKSQNADLTNILKVNIYLKNLEDFKKVNEIYQEYFKDHFPARTTIGGVLLPKNALIEIDVIAYIP; this is encoded by the coding sequence ATGAAAGAAATTATTTATACTGATAAGGCGCCAAAACCTATCGGACCTTATTCCCAAGCAGTAAAACTTGGTAATCTTCTTTTCCTCTCAGGACAGATTGGCATTGACCCAAAAACTAATGAATTAGTTAAGGGTGGAATTGAAGAAGAGACAAAACAGATATTGGAAAATATTACAAATATTTTAAAATCTCAAAATGCCGATTTAACTAATATTTTAAAAGTGAATATCTATTTAAAAAATTTAGAAGATTTTAAAAAAGTTAATGAAATATATCAAGAATATTTCAAAGACCATTTTCCTGCCCGTACTACTATCGGTGGCGTTTTACTTCCGAAAAATGCCTTAATTGAAATTGATGTTATTGCTTACATTCCTTAA
- a CDS encoding NAD(P)-binding protein has translation MKKLDLRVKDYPELAISWETTLINKTGTWRTFYPKYLSKTPPCNYYCPANENIQKYIALSLKGEFEEAYLTILEKNPFPSITGRVCYHPCETGCNRGKFDESIAIHTIERFIGDYGLNFVEPKRRIEKLTNDKKVAIIGSGPSGLSCAYYLLSNGVKVTILEREEYPGGILFYGIPSYRLPKEIVKREVEKLIKRGAKFIFGKELGKDFSLDDLTKEYDAVFLAIGAQIEQELGVPNEEAKGVLMGLEFLKTINLKRKIKDFGKNVLVIGGGNTAIDCARTALRKGAKVKILYRRTKEEMPAVKEEVEEAIKEGIEIIFLTAPVRVIKDKKGKVKGLECVKMKLSEEVDETGRRKPIPIKDSNFVIKCDTIIKAIGERVDLNILPKEIISKRTILADEFGKTNIEKVFAGGDCVTGPKTVVEAIAYGRRAAAFILHYLKNYELPPKEIFNLVDYENLNTYYFEKQKRIEESKLPVNKRKRNFKEIIATLSDQDIKYEAGRCFSCGVCNNCDNCYVFCPDLAILKKNGEYEILYDYCKGCGVCAHECPRNVISMFFEEEK, from the coding sequence ATGAAAAAGTTAGATTTGAGAGTTAAAGATTATCCAGAATTAGCGATTAGTTGGGAAACAACTTTAATTAATAAGACCGGTACTTGGCGAACTTTTTATCCTAAATATCTTTCTAAGACGCCTCCTTGTAATTACTATTGTCCAGCGAATGAAAATATCCAAAAATATATTGCCCTTTCTTTAAAGGGAGAATTCGAAGAAGCTTATCTCACGATTTTAGAAAAAAATCCTTTTCCTTCTATCACCGGCCGCGTTTGTTATCATCCTTGTGAAACCGGTTGTAATCGGGGAAAGTTTGATGAGAGTATCGCTATCCACACTATTGAAAGATTTATTGGCGATTATGGATTAAATTTTGTTGAGCCTAAAAGAAGGATCGAGAAACTAACCAATGATAAAAAAGTAGCAATAATTGGCAGTGGCCCAAGTGGCCTTAGTTGTGCCTATTACCTTCTTTCTAATGGCGTAAAGGTGACAATTTTGGAAAGAGAAGAATATCCTGGCGGCATTCTTTTTTATGGTATCCCTAGTTATCGTTTGCCCAAAGAGATTGTAAAAAGAGAGGTTGAAAAACTTATAAAAAGGGGAGCAAAATTTATTTTCGGAAAAGAACTGGGAAAAGATTTTTCTTTGGATGATTTGACAAAGGAATACGATGCAGTTTTCTTGGCGATTGGTGCTCAAATTGAACAAGAATTAGGAGTGCCTAATGAAGAAGCAAAAGGTGTTTTAATGGGATTGGAATTTCTTAAAACAATAAATCTTAAAAGGAAAATTAAAGATTTTGGCAAAAATGTGTTAGTTATTGGTGGTGGTAATACCGCAATTGATTGTGCCCGTACGGCATTGAGAAAGGGAGCGAAAGTAAAAATTCTCTATCGCCGAACGAAAGAAGAAATGCCGGCAGTAAAAGAAGAAGTTGAAGAGGCAATAAAAGAAGGAATAGAGATTATTTTTTTGACCGCACCAGTGAGAGTGATTAAAGATAAAAAAGGAAAGGTAAAAGGGTTAGAATGTGTAAAAATGAAATTAAGCGAGGAGGTAGATGAGACCGGAAGGAGAAAGCCAATACCCATAAAAGATTCTAACTTTGTTATCAAATGTGACACAATAATTAAAGCGATCGGCGAAAGAGTTGATTTAAATATTTTACCTAAAGAAATAATTAGTAAAAGAACAATTCTTGCCGATGAGTTTGGTAAAACAAATATTGAAAAGGTATTTGCTGGTGGCGATTGTGTAACAGGTCCCAAAACGGTTGTTGAAGCAATTGCTTATGGTCGGAGGGCTGCTGCTTTTATTCTTCATTATTTAAAAAATTATGAATTACCACCAAAAGAAATTTTTAATCTAGTTGATTACGAAAATCTTAATACTTACTATTTTGAAAAACAGAAAAGAATCGAAGAAAGTAAATTGCCAGTAAATAAAAGAAAAAGAAATTTTAAAGAGATTATTGCTACTCTTAGCGACCAAGATATTAAATACGAAGCCGGTAGATGTTTTTCCTGTGGTGTGTGTAATAACTGTGATAATTGCTATGTTTTCTGTCCAGATTTAGCAATATTAAAGAAAAATGGTGAGTATGAGATATTGTATGATTATTGCAAAGGTTGTGGTGTCTGCGCCCATGAGTGTCCAAGAAATGTGATAAGTATGTTCTTTGAGGAGGAGAAATGA
- a CDS encoding tetratricopeptide repeat protein produces the protein MLTFLNIFFLNQDTLIKEGLNYAYNLDFKKAESCFYYLNKLNPNSPTGYFFQSLLLQVIMLDSFNDRYKNIYYEKIKKTINLAKKSSSDFYLGSAYLYWALFEGWRKNYWQSYLLGMEIPKYLNRALEKDRNLFDCYLGLGLYEYFKSKANKYIFSLKLFGNKEKALEYLRLARDSSKILKVTAQYAYAWVLIEEKRFNEAEIILKELSNKYPNNKIFLRLLRDLYYKKGDYQKCLDLCEKLRTLEKKTILENELITGKVYYFLKDYKKAKEYFNFIIENKDKFKRQVRFKDHYEETLKYFRKVKWY, from the coding sequence TTGCTTACATTCCTTAATATTTTCTTTCTTAATCAAGATACGTTGATTAAAGAAGGTTTAAATTATGCTTACAATTTAGATTTTAAAAAAGCCGAATCTTGTTTTTATTACCTAAACAAATTAAACCCCAACAGTCCAACCGGTTATTTTTTCCAAAGTCTTTTACTCCAAGTGATTATGCTTGATAGTTTTAATGACCGATATAAAAACATTTATTACGAAAAAATTAAAAAAACTATTAATCTTGCTAAGAAAAGTTCTTCTGATTTCTATTTAGGTTCTGCCTATCTCTATTGGGCTCTTTTTGAAGGTTGGCGAAAAAATTATTGGCAATCTTATCTCTTGGGGATGGAAATCCCTAAATATCTTAATCGTGCCTTAGAAAAAGATAGAAATTTATTTGATTGTTATTTAGGTTTAGGACTTTATGAATATTTTAAATCAAAGGCAAATAAATATATCTTTTCTTTAAAACTTTTTGGTAATAAGGAAAAAGCATTAGAATATCTTAGACTTGCTCGGGATAGTTCTAAAATTTTAAAAGTCACTGCCCAATATGCTTATGCTTGGGTATTAATTGAAGAAAAGAGGTTTAACGAGGCTGAAATTATTTTAAAAGAACTTTCCAATAAATATCCTAATAATAAAATTTTCTTGAGATTACTAAGAGACTTGTATTATAAAAAAGGGGATTACCAAAAATGTTTAGACCTCTGTGAGAAATTAAGAACATTAGAAAAGAAAACAATCTTAGAAAACGAATTAATTACTGGGAAAGTTTATTACTTTTTAAAAGATTATAAAAAAGCAAAAGAATATTTTAACTTTATTATTGAAAACAAGGATAAGTTTAAAAGGCAGGTAAGATTTAAAGACCATTACGAAGAAACATTAAAATATTTTCGTAAGGTAAAATGGTACTAG
- a CDS encoding glutamine synthetase beta-grasp domain-containing protein, which produces MDLEKFIEENNIEFIDLKYVDLLGNLRHLTLPSKKFNFIKEKGIGIDGSSVIGLADDKKSDLTLVPDFSEYFIDVIYQHKTLSLFTNIFSKSKPYHRDPRFILKKAEETFKRTVGVDKILFRTELEFYLLEEADFNFNKLNGYYHFSTEERKERSIRLPYEKSYHEIPPFDKYYEFRQEIVIKAKEIGIEIKYHHHENGQFGQEEIETEFYEPVKICDKILILKYLIRNLAKRYNKIVTFIPKLFYDEPGNGLHFHFQILKNERNILFRKDNSLSDEGDYFIKGIFAHLKAISAFANPSLNSYRRLLSGFEAPSILDIGLGNRNTIFRIPAYLEREDLTIEFRLPDALANPYLLLASFLLAGLEGIKKKGDYKKEFQLSKSLEESLTALKEDNEFLLKENIFNKEVIEEWIKIKEQELKLINNFPHPLEYLLYFNL; this is translated from the coding sequence ATGGATTTGGAAAAATTTATTGAAGAGAATAATATAGAGTTCATTGATTTAAAATATGTTGACTTATTAGGAAATCTTCGCCATCTTACTTTACCAAGTAAAAAATTTAATTTTATTAAAGAAAAAGGAATTGGTATCGATGGTTCTTCGGTTATTGGTCTTGCTGATGATAAAAAAAGTGATTTAACATTAGTTCCTGACTTTTCTGAATATTTCATCGATGTTATTTATCAACATAAGACTCTTTCTTTATTCACTAATATTTTTTCAAAAAGTAAACCCTACCATAGAGACCCTCGTTTTATATTAAAAAAAGCCGAGGAGACATTTAAAAGAACTGTCGGTGTTGATAAAATTCTTTTTCGGACAGAATTAGAATTTTATCTCTTAGAAGAGGCAGATTTTAACTTTAATAAGTTAAATGGCTATTACCATTTTTCAACCGAAGAAAGAAAAGAAAGGAGTATAAGATTACCTTACGAAAAATCTTATCACGAAATACCGCCTTTTGATAAATATTATGAATTTCGACAGGAAATAGTTATTAAAGCAAAAGAAATAGGAATTGAGATTAAATATCACCATCACGAAAATGGCCAATTTGGCCAAGAAGAAATAGAAACAGAATTTTATGAACCTGTTAAGATTTGCGATAAGATATTAATTTTAAAATATTTAATCAGAAACTTAGCAAAAAGATATAACAAAATTGTAACTTTTATTCCTAAGTTATTTTATGATGAACCAGGTAACGGCTTACACTTTCATTTTCAAATATTAAAAAATGAAAGAAACATCCTGTTCAGAAAAGATAATAGTTTAAGTGATGAAGGAGATTATTTTATCAAAGGTATCTTTGCTCATTTAAAGGCAATATCGGCTTTTGCTAACCCTTCGCTTAATTCTTATCGTCGGCTTCTTTCTGGTTTTGAAGCACCTTCGATTTTAGATATCGGTTTAGGAAATCGAAATACGATTTTTCGAATTCCTGCTTATCTAGAAAGAGAAGATTTAACTATTGAATTTAGGTTACCTGATGCTCTGGCTAATCCTTATCTCCTATTAGCGAGTTTCCTTTTGGCTGGTTTAGAAGGGATTAAGAAAAAAGGCGATTATAAAAAGGAATTCCAACTATCTAAAAGTTTGGAAGAAAGTTTAACTGCCCTAAAAGAAGATAATGAGTTTTTACTAAAAGAAAATATTTTTAATAAAGAGGTTATTGAAGAATGGATTAAAATTAAAGAACAGGAATTAAAATTAATTAACAATTTTCCTCATCCTTTAGAATATTTACTATACTTTAACTTATGA
- a CDS encoding beta-ketoacyl-ACP synthase III, whose protein sequence is MIKIKIVGTGSYLPEKIINNFDLEKMVDTSDEWITERTGIKERRIAREDQATSDLCYEAAIKALEMAGMRPEEIDLIIVATSTPDTVYPSTACWLQKRLKIKGQGAFDVSAGCSGFLYAFLLAGTLIETKIAKKVLVCGGEVMSKVVNWEDRATCVLFGDGAGACVIVESNGESGILSANLGADGNLAELLYQPAGGTRLPASEKTVKEKLHYVHMKGREVFKHAVIWMGKAAEKALKDANVSIDDIKLFIPHQANMRIIKATNERTKIPDEKTFIVLHKYGNMSAATIPVALDEAYRTGKIKDGDLILMSAFGTGFTWAGMVYKW, encoded by the coding sequence ATGATTAAAATAAAAATTGTTGGCACTGGCTCTTATTTGCCAGAAAAGATCATTAATAATTTTGATTTAGAAAAAATGGTTGACACGAGTGACGAATGGATTACCGAGCGAACGGGAATAAAAGAAAGAAGAATCGCTCGGGAAGATCAGGCTACTTCCGATTTGTGTTACGAAGCAGCAATAAAGGCATTAGAAATGGCTGGAATGAGACCAGAAGAAATAGATTTAATTATCGTGGCCACTTCTACTCCTGATACTGTTTATCCTTCTACTGCCTGTTGGCTTCAAAAAAGATTGAAAATAAAAGGACAGGGTGCTTTTGATGTGAGTGCTGGTTGTTCCGGTTTTTTATATGCCTTTTTACTTGCGGGCACTTTGATTGAAACAAAAATTGCCAAAAAGGTATTGGTATGTGGTGGCGAAGTAATGTCAAAAGTTGTCAATTGGGAAGACCGAGCAACTTGTGTTTTATTTGGTGACGGTGCTGGTGCTTGTGTGATTGTTGAAAGTAATGGTGAATCAGGGATTTTGTCGGCTAATTTAGGAGCCGATGGTAATTTAGCCGAGCTTCTCTATCAACCGGCTGGCGGTACTCGATTACCGGCATCAGAAAAAACGGTTAAAGAGAAACTTCATTATGTTCATATGAAAGGAAGAGAAGTTTTTAAACACGCAGTAATTTGGATGGGTAAGGCAGCCGAAAAGGCGTTAAAAGATGCCAATGTTTCTATTGATGATATTAAACTTTTTATTCCCCATCAAGCAAATATGCGAATAATAAAAGCAACCAATGAAAGAACAAAAATCCCTGATGAAAAGACTTTTATTGTTTTACATAAATATGGTAATATGTCAGCAGCCACTATTCCTGTTGCTTTAGATGAGGCTTATCGAACGGGAAAGATAAAAGATGGTGATTTGATCTTAATGAGTGCCTTTGGTACTGGTTTTACTTGGGCAGGAATGGTTTATAAATGGTAG
- a CDS encoding radical SAM protein, whose protein sequence is MGKCKLCNKESIIISQKIGYCVNCLRKNFEEIKEVIKEIHKNLRESFSLPEEVPNFEEGRKCGQCVNDCKILENSYGYCGLIKNERGIKRNEDFGYLDYYYDPLPTNCVASFACNAPKGYYNLAVFFRHCTFNCLYCQNWHFKLAPKNRYSISEMLEKINSRVFCVCYFGGDPTPNIYYIINLSEKILEKQKCRICFETNGSVNLQIFKKIVDIALKSDGIIKVDLKAFSPEVHYTLTGSSNKNTLKNIEYASQFFNKRKEPPLLVVSVLLVPGYVDKCEIEEIVKFLSKLNWEIPISFLAYYPMFYLNDLPKTSKTHAEIAKKIALDYGLKIVNIGNIHLLSNDYFIDF, encoded by the coding sequence ATGGGAAAATGTAAATTATGTAATAAAGAGTCAATAATTATTTCACAAAAAATTGGTTATTGTGTTAACTGTCTACGAAAAAATTTTGAAGAAATAAAAGAGGTGATAAAAGAAATTCACAAGAATTTAAGAGAATCCTTTTCTTTGCCTGAGGAAGTCCCAAATTTTGAAGAAGGTAGAAAATGTGGTCAATGTGTCAATGATTGTAAAATTTTAGAGAACAGCTATGGTTATTGTGGCTTAATAAAAAATGAGAGAGGAATAAAAAGAAACGAAGATTTTGGTTATCTTGATTATTATTATGACCCATTACCGACCAATTGTGTGGCTTCTTTTGCTTGTAATGCTCCTAAAGGTTATTACAATTTGGCAGTATTTTTCCGCCATTGTACCTTTAACTGTTTATATTGTCAAAATTGGCATTTTAAATTGGCACCAAAGAATAGATACTCAATTTCTGAAATGTTAGAAAAGATTAATTCCCGAGTTTTTTGTGTCTGTTATTTTGGTGGCGATCCTACACCCAATATTTATTATATTATCAATCTATCCGAAAAAATTTTAGAAAAGCAGAAATGCCGAATCTGTTTTGAAACCAATGGTTCAGTAAATTTGCAAATTTTTAAGAAAATTGTTGACATTGCTTTAAAAAGTGATGGAATAATTAAAGTTGATTTAAAAGCCTTTTCTCCAGAAGTTCACTATACCTTAACTGGTTCTTCTAACAAGAATACTTTAAAAAATATTGAATATGCTTCCCAATTTTTCAACAAAAGAAAAGAACCGCCTCTTTTGGTTGTTTCGGTACTTTTGGTTCCGGGTTATGTGGATAAGTGCGAAATTGAAGAGATTGTGAAATTTCTTAGCAAATTGAATTGGGAAATTCCGATTAGTTTTCTAGCTTATTATCCAATGTTTTATCTAAATGATTTGCCAAAAACTTCCAAAACTCATGCGGAAATAGCGAAGAAGATTGCTTTGGATTACGGATTAAAAATAGTAAATATTGGCAATATCCATCTTTTGAGTAATGACTATTTCATTGATTTTTAA
- the porA gene encoding pyruvate ferredoxin oxidoreductase, which translates to MKEGLIYGKKKVVTGNHAVSYGVLLSRAEVIAAYPITPQTQIVELLSEFCASGLLKAKFIKVESEHSAMAACVGAAAAGCRTFTATSAHGLALMHEMLHWAVGGRLPIVLANVNRAMGPGWSVWTDQNDSLSQRDVGFVQFYCESNQEVLDTTIQAFKIAETCLIPVMLVLDAFVLSHTSEPVDIPYQEDVDKFLPPYKPKYFLDINDPRAFGGLTSPDHYYEIRYKIEEAHRKALKVSEEVDNEFYQIFGRKYGLVESYQCEDAKLILVTSGTITGTARQVIDEERSKGKRVGLLKIRLFRPSPIPQIKEILTKAERVAVIDRNISFGHSGIFCQEIKSILYNEIRKPMIFGFVIGLGGRDVVPDDIREIIDFAYKADYPEEMVYFRGVRL; encoded by the coding sequence ATGAAAGAGGGTTTGATTTATGGTAAAAAGAAGGTAGTAACTGGTAATCACGCAGTTTCTTATGGGGTACTATTATCAAGAGCAGAAGTGATTGCTGCCTATCCGATAACTCCACAAACTCAGATTGTTGAACTATTATCAGAGTTCTGTGCCAGTGGTCTTCTAAAAGCAAAGTTTATTAAAGTAGAAAGTGAACATTCTGCAATGGCTGCCTGTGTTGGTGCTGCTGCTGCTGGTTGTCGAACTTTTACTGCTACCTCTGCTCATGGTTTGGCTTTGATGCACGAAATGCTTCATTGGGCAGTGGGTGGAAGGTTACCAATTGTGTTAGCCAATGTTAATCGGGCGATGGGACCAGGCTGGTCAGTTTGGACGGATCAAAATGATTCCCTTTCCCAAAGGGATGTTGGTTTTGTCCAATTTTATTGTGAATCTAATCAAGAAGTATTAGATACCACAATTCAAGCGTTTAAGATTGCTGAAACTTGTCTCATTCCGGTAATGCTTGTTTTGGATGCTTTTGTTTTATCCCATACCTCTGAGCCGGTAGATATTCCTTACCAAGAAGATGTGGATAAGTTTTTACCACCTTATAAGCCAAAATATTTCTTAGATATAAATGACCCAAGAGCCTTTGGTGGACTTACTTCACCTGACCATTATTATGAAATTAGATATAAAATTGAAGAAGCCCATAGAAAGGCATTGAAGGTTAGCGAAGAGGTGGATAATGAGTTTTATCAGATATTTGGTAGAAAATATGGTTTAGTGGAAAGTTATCAGTGTGAAGATGCCAAACTTATTTTAGTCACTTCCGGAACAATTACCGGTACAGCCAGACAAGTTATTGATGAAGAGCGGAGCAAAGGAAAAAGAGTTGGACTTTTGAAAATCAGACTTTTTAGACCTTCACCTATTCCTCAAATAAAGGAGATTTTAACAAAAGCCGAAAGGGTGGCGGTTATTGATAGAAATATTAGTTTTGGGCATTCAGGAATATTTTGTCAAGAGATTAAATCAATTTTATATAATGAGATAAGAAAGCCAATGATATTCGGTTTTGTGATTGGTTTAGGCGGTAGAGATGTTGTTCCCGATGACATTAGGGAGATTATTGATTTTGCTTACAAAGCTGATTATCCCGAAGAAATGGTATATTTTCGGGGGGTGAGATTATGA